CGACGTGGATCGAGCGCACCGCCGCGCCGCGCGCGACCACCACGTCATTGAGCGCGAGGAAGCGCATCTCAGTTCCCTCACGGGAGAGCCGCGCGTCGAGCAGCGTTCGCTCCTCGACTTTGTGGCGGCCGGCCGCGACGTCGGCGATCGCCGAGTCGAGATCGTCGATCGTGATCGTCGTCAGGAAGCCAAGGCGCCCAAGATTCACGCCGAGCATCGGGATGCCAAGCGGCGACATCGCGCGCGCCGCACGGAGCATGGTGCCGTCGCCGCCGAGGATGCAGGCGATCGTCGCGCCCTTCGCGCCCGCTCCGGCCTCGGGCGTGTCGAGGTGGACGTCCACGACCTCATGGCCCGCGGCACGCATGCGCTGCGCGGCATCGCGCGCTTGCCGCACGGCATCGGACCGGTCCGGCCGGACGCACAGCGCGACCTTCACGCGGCCGCTCGCTCCGCAGCAGCGCGCAGCTCGGCGGCGGCGAGACCCGGATCGCCCTTCACCGCATGCACGAAGATCTCGCGATTGCCTTCGCGCCCGGCGACGCGCGAGGCGGCGGCGGCGATGACGCCGGAACCCTCGCGCGCGAAGTGCTCGGCGACCGCGACCACCGTGTCCGCGCGCGCTTTGTCGTCGCGGACGATGCCGCCTTTCTCCACCGCGTCCCGGCCGGCCTCGAACTGCGGCTTCACGAGGGCGACGATGGCGCCGCCGTCGCGAAGATGGCGGAACGACGGCGGCAGCGCCAAGCGCAGCGAGATGAACGAGAGATCGGCCACGATGAGGTCCACCGGCTCCGGGAGATCGAAGCCCTCGCGGGCATTGATGCCCTCCATGACACGCACGCGCGGATCGCTGCGCAGCTTCCAATCGAGCTGCCCTTTGCCAACGTCGACGTCATAGACGCGGGAGGCTCCGCGCTGCAGCAGGCAATCAGTGAAGCCACCGGTCGACGAGCCCACATCGAGCGCGACCGCGCCGGCCACGTCGAGGCCGAAGTCGGCGAGAGCGCCTTCGAGCTTCTCGCCGCCGCGCGAAACAAAGCGCGGCCCGCCTTCGATGGTGACGACGGCATCCTCCTCCACTGGCGCGGCGGCGCGGTCGGCGCGGTCACCGGACACACGGACCGCGCCGGCGAGGATCAGCGCTTGAGCGCGTTCGCGGCTCGGTGCGAGCTCACGCTGCACCAGCAGCTGATCGAGCCGTACCCGACGCTTCACGCGGCGATTCTCGCGTATTTCGCATACTGCGACCGGTGCCGAAGCGTCTGCCACGCGCGCGAACCCTGAAGGGGGAGCCGAAGCTCTCCTATTACGACTCCGCGGGCGGCCTGCCGGGCGAGCCGCCGATCCTTCTCATCCACGCGAGCCTCTATCGCTCGGAGGACTGGGAGAACATCTTCCCGCGGCTCGCGACGCGCTACCGCGTCGTCTCGTACGACCAGCGAGGTCACGGCCGCAGCGAGCGCGCGCAGAGCTACGAGCTTCGCGCCTTCGCGGACGACGCCGTCCGCGTCCTGCGTGAGGTCGTGAAAGCGCCCGCGGTGGTCATCGGCCATTCGCTCGGCGCGGTCACCGCGCTTGTCGCCGCGGCCGACGCGCCCGAGCTCGTACGAGCGCTCGTGCTCGAGGATCCGCCCCTGAGGTACGGCACGCCGTGGGAGCGCGAGCGCTACCAGGGGCTGCGCGACGCGCTCGACGCGCGCGAGGACCCGAAGGCGTTCCTGAAAGCGGTCGAGAAGCGCCTGCTCCCCTCACCCGGGCCGCACGGCGAGCGCACCTACGGAGAGATGCGCGGCTTCTACGCCGCGGACCGCGTCGCGACGTACTTCAGGGACGTCGACCCAGCGTTCCTCGACTGGCGGATGTCCAGCGCGGACCCGAGCGCGTCGCTCATCGCGGCCTCCATCACCAAGGTGAGCGCACCGCTCCTCGTCGTGACGGGCGAGCCGCGGCTCGGCGCGGCGTTCGATGACTCCGCGGAGTTCATGCTGAAGCGGCAGATCAAAGACCTCACGGT
This Candidatus Limnocylindria bacterium DNA region includes the following protein-coding sequences:
- a CDS encoding TlyA family RNA methyltransferase, encoding MKRRVRLDQLLVQRELAPSRERAQALILAGAVRVSGDRADRAAAPVEEDAVVTIEGGPRFVSRGGEKLEGALADFGLDVAGAVALDVGSSTGGFTDCLLQRGASRVYDVDVGKGQLDWKLRSDPRVRVMEGINAREGFDLPEPVDLIVADLSFISLRLALPPSFRHLRDGGAIVALVKPQFEAGRDAVEKGGIVRDDKARADTVVAVAEHFAREGSGVIAAAASRVAGREGNREIFVHAVKGDPGLAAAELRAAAERAAA
- a CDS encoding alpha/beta hydrolase, with product MPKRLPRARTLKGEPKLSYYDSAGGLPGEPPILLIHASLYRSEDWENIFPRLATRYRVVSYDQRGHGRSERAQSYELRAFADDAVRVLREVVKAPAVVIGHSLGAVTALVAAADAPELVRALVLEDPPLRYGTPWERERYQGLRDALDAREDPKAFLKAVEKRLLPSPGPHGERTYGEMRGFYAADRVATYFRDVDPAFLDWRMSSADPSASLIAASITKVSAPLLVVTGEPRLGAAFDDSAEFMLKRQIKDLTVRRFPGHGHVVHGFRPEPFLETLEPFLRRVRTA
- a CDS encoding NAD(+)/NADH kinase produces the protein MKVALCVRPDRSDAVRQARDAAQRMRAAGHEVVDVHLDTPEAGAGAKGATIACILGGDGTMLRAARAMSPLGIPMLGVNLGRLGFLTTITIDDLDSAIADVAAGRHKVEERTLLDARLSREGTEMRFLALNDVVVARGAAVRSIHVAVRVDGEPLIVYWADGVIVATATGSTAYGFSVGGPLILPSSQAIMLVPIAPHLSFGNAVAFDPDQRIELEVQDPARISIDGQEEHDLRSGDRIAVRRSETVAKFVRTSHARPFLSLLREKILKEPGT